In Thermodesulfobacteriota bacterium, the genomic stretch CCTCTTCATGGGCCGCTTCCTGAGCGACGCGTCGCCGGTTATGGCTGAAAAGAAGGGCCTGCCCGCAAGCAGCCCCAGGATGAGCCTCGTTGTGGTACCCGAGTTCCCGGCGTTTATGACGTCATCGGGCTCCGAGAGGCCGTCGAGCCCCCTGCCGGTAACGCTTACCCTTCCGCCGTCCCTCGCTATATTGACGCCCATGAGCCGGAAGGCCTCGATGGTCGAGAGGTTGTCCTCGCCCTCGAGGAAACCCTCTATCTCGGTCAAGCCTTCGGCTATGGACCCGAGTATGACGGCCCTGTGGGATATTGACTTGTCGCCTGGAACCGATATCTCGCCCCTCAGGCCGCTGCCCGGGAGCGCTCGCTCGGTCCCGGAGAATATGTCCTTTGCCTGTATCACTCCTTTTCTCCTGTCAAGGCGCCCTTTACGAGGGAGTCCCTGATCCCCTTGGCCCTCTCGAACTCGGCCCTGAGGTTCTTCTGGTCGCCCTTCTCGATGAGGGCACGCAGGGTCGCGAGCCTGCCGGTGAAGCCGTCTATGGCCTTCAGTATCTCCGCCCGGTTCATGGCGCATATGTCGCTCCACATCTCCGGGGAGCTCGATGCTATCCTGGTAAAGTCCTTGAACCCGCCCGCCGAGTAGCTTATTACGTCCGCGCCGGACGCTTCGTCCATGTCAGCGACCGCGTTCACGAGCGTGTAGGCTATCATGTGCGGGAGATGGCTTACGGCGGCGAATATCATGTCATGGACGAGCGCGTCCATGACGACTACCGTCGAGCCCGCCGCCTCCCACACGGCCTTTACTTTCTCGAGGGCTTCCCTGTCGGTCTCAGGCACGGGGGTTAGGATGCACCTCCTGTCGGCATACAGTTCCGGGAAGGCGGCCTCGACGCCGGAGTGCTCTGTCCCGGCTATGGGATGGCCTGGCACGAAATGCACGCCTTTCGGCATGAAGGGCGCGACCTCCCTGATTACGGCGCCCTTTACGCTCCCCGCATCGGTGACTATGCAGCCGGCCTCGAGCCCCGGAGCCGCGTTCCTGACCGTCTCTGCTATCTTCAATACCGGGACCGCGACGAGCACGAGCCCGGCGCCCCTTACGCCTTCAACGGGGTCGGTAGTGAACGAGTCCACTACCCCGAGCCGTTTGGCCGCCTCGAGGTTCTTAAGGCCCCGCCCTATGCCGACTATCTCGGAGGCTATGCCCTTTTG encodes the following:
- a CDS encoding prephenate dehydrogenase/arogenate dehydrogenase family protein, which gives rise to MALHFKKVAVIGVGLIGGSLAMVLRQKGIASEIVGIGRGLKNLEAAKRLGVVDSFTTDPVEGVRGAGLVLVAVPVLKIAETVRNAAPGLEAGCIVTDAGSVKGAVIREVAPFMPKGVHFVPGHPIAGTEHSGVEAAFPELYADRRCILTPVPETDREALEKVKAVWEAAGSTVVVMDALVHDMIFAAVSHLPHMIAYTLVNAVADMDEASGADVISYSAGGFKDFTRIASSSPEMWSDICAMNRAEILKAIDGFTGRLATLRALIEKGDQKNLRAEFERAKGIRDSLVKGALTGEKE